The Nonlabens spongiae genome contains a region encoding:
- the nadE gene encoding NAD(+) synthase, which translates to MQTQKVTDHIVNWLKDYATRAGVKGYVVGVSGGIDSAVTSTLCAMTGLEVLCVEMPIHQHKDHVTRAQEHIKQLSKRFENVKDVRSDLTPIFDTFVESMPTEEMTPQVALTLGNTRARLRMTTLYYHGGINGLLVAGTGNKVEDFGVGFYTKYGDGGVDVSPVADLLKSQVYKIGEHVSVPESIMKAAPSDGLYGNEITDEDQIGASYDELEWAMEQVSKGKKVDDFVGREKKVFKIFIDFNTRNQHKMQPIPVCEIPYKYLT; encoded by the coding sequence ATGCAAACTCAAAAAGTAACTGATCACATCGTTAACTGGTTAAAAGACTATGCAACGCGAGCAGGCGTTAAAGGCTACGTAGTAGGTGTAAGTGGTGGAATAGACAGCGCCGTTACCTCAACTCTTTGCGCTATGACGGGACTGGAGGTCTTATGTGTAGAAATGCCCATACACCAGCATAAGGATCATGTTACCCGAGCCCAGGAACACATCAAGCAACTGAGTAAACGGTTTGAGAATGTCAAGGATGTGCGCAGTGACCTCACGCCCATATTTGACACTTTTGTAGAAAGTATGCCTACTGAGGAAATGACACCTCAAGTAGCGCTGACTCTAGGGAATACTCGAGCGAGACTACGCATGACTACATTGTATTACCACGGCGGGATCAACGGTTTACTAGTAGCAGGAACTGGGAACAAAGTGGAAGATTTTGGAGTAGGTTTTTATACCAAGTATGGAGACGGCGGCGTAGATGTGAGCCCAGTTGCAGACTTACTCAAATCACAAGTATATAAAATAGGTGAACATGTTAGTGTACCTGAAAGTATTATGAAGGCAGCTCCTAGCGATGGTTTATATGGAAATGAAATTACAGATGAAGACCAGATAGGGGCTAGTTATGATGAATTAGAATGGGCAATGGAACAGGTTTCCAAAGGAAAAAAAGTGGATGATTTTGTAGGAAGAGAAAAAAAAGTGTTTAAGATTTTTATAGATTTTAATACTCGTAACCAACACAAAATGCAGCCAATACCTGTGTGTGAAATACCATATAAATATCTCACATAG
- the gldB gene encoding gliding motility lipoprotein GldB has translation MIKIKYVLSSYRPVNYWLRVFCVLAFAIPIAIGTLSSCNSSESIEKEIAKIPIDAEMYLFHQEFAQSEVADLEKLRQQYPLLVSDRVPDSVYVAKMMGRDTIQNILEDEVKKAQFDYDKIEKDVKDVMRHVSYYFPDFKETDIITFISEVEYDYQVVPRKDGLYIAIDTYLGADSELYLGISKYIRNQLKIEKLPADVALAYAKLFVPKNMERSLLENMIYHGKLHYLQKLFVPGQDEELLFGYTKEKYDFTVDNEQQMWRYLIDEELLYDTDSRLLTRFILPAPFSKFYLEVDQKTPGGVGRYLGYRIVEAYMENNTVSIDAMLATPAEELFKNSKYKPE, from the coding sequence ATGATAAAAATAAAATATGTGTTGTCGAGTTATAGACCTGTGAATTATTGGCTACGTGTATTTTGTGTTCTCGCTTTCGCGATCCCGATAGCTATCGGGACGTTATCCTCATGCAACTCCTCAGAAAGTATAGAAAAGGAGATCGCAAAGATTCCCATTGATGCTGAGATGTATCTGTTTCACCAAGAATTTGCCCAGTCTGAGGTTGCAGATCTAGAGAAGTTGAGACAGCAATATCCACTGCTTGTATCAGATCGAGTGCCTGATAGTGTTTATGTTGCAAAAATGATGGGCAGGGATACCATCCAGAATATTCTGGAAGATGAGGTGAAGAAAGCTCAATTTGACTACGATAAAATTGAGAAAGATGTAAAAGACGTCATGCGTCATGTTTCTTATTACTTCCCTGATTTCAAAGAAACAGATATTATCACATTTATTTCTGAAGTGGAGTACGATTATCAAGTCGTGCCTCGCAAAGATGGTCTGTATATAGCGATAGATACCTATCTGGGAGCTGATAGCGAATTATATTTAGGAATAAGCAAATACATACGCAACCAGCTCAAAATTGAAAAACTTCCTGCTGATGTGGCTCTGGCGTACGCTAAACTCTTCGTTCCAAAAAACATGGAGCGCAGCTTGCTGGAAAACATGATCTATCACGGCAAGCTTCATTACTTGCAAAAGCTATTTGTTCCAGGACAAGATGAGGAACTGCTCTTTGGTTACACTAAAGAGAAATATGATTTCACTGTTGATAATGAACAACAGATGTGGCGGTATTTGATCGATGAAGAGTTGCTTTATGATACAGATAGTAGACTGTTGACACGTTTCATTTTACCGGCACCATTTTCAAAATTCTATCTGGAGGTAGATCAAAAAACACCGGGTGGCGTGGGACGCTATCTAGGTTACCGTATAGTTGAAGCTTATATGGAAAACAATACAGTGAGCATAGACGCGATGCTGGCAACTCCTGCAGAAGAGTTGTTTAAAAATTCAAAATACAAACCCGAGTAA
- the gldC gene encoding gliding motility protein GldC, whose translation MSKNKRSTIKIGIELDENKVPEHIRWSAPDGGVDAADAKAMMVSMWDSVEKESFRIDLWTKDMPVDEMRVFFHQTLVSMADTYYRATSDDKMRDTMMDFCDYFAEKLELKKG comes from the coding sequence ATGTCAAAAAATAAAAGATCAACTATCAAGATAGGTATAGAACTGGATGAAAACAAGGTTCCGGAACACATACGCTGGAGCGCACCAGACGGCGGCGTAGACGCAGCAGATGCAAAAGCCATGATGGTGAGCATGTGGGACTCGGTTGAGAAGGAGAGTTTCCGTATAGACTTATGGACCAAGGATATGCCGGTAGACGAGATGCGCGTATTCTTTCATCAGACCTTAGTTAGCATGGCTGATACTTATTACCGAGCGACAAGCGACGATAAGATGCGTGATACTATGATGGATTTTTGTGATTATTTTGCCGAAAAACTGGAACTGAAAAAAGGTTGA
- a CDS encoding DUF3820 family protein has protein sequence MNQKEQLVELAFYKMPFGKFKNVYLSDLPEAYLVWFKRKGFPAGKLGRLLESVYEMKVNGLEGVLREVRRLNP, from the coding sequence ATGAATCAAAAAGAACAATTGGTCGAACTTGCCTTTTACAAAATGCCATTCGGTAAGTTCAAGAATGTCTATTTGAGTGACCTACCTGAAGCCTATTTGGTTTGGTTCAAGAGAAAAGGTTTTCCCGCAGGTAAACTAGGCCGATTGCTAGAATCGGTTTATGAAATGAAAGTCAATGGGCTGGAAGGTGTTTTGAGGGAGGTGAGACGCCTGAATCCATGA
- a CDS encoding type II toxin-antitoxin system RelE/ParE family toxin: MENGYKILWTDHALEELAETYDYLESNFSSKELRKLSREIASTLDITSMDPEIHPTADGFENIRRVVILTYNTLYYQIEGESIIILSFFSNRQNPDKRSF, from the coding sequence ATGGAAAATGGCTATAAGATTCTTTGGACTGATCATGCATTGGAAGAGCTTGCTGAAACTTATGATTATTTAGAAAGTAATTTTTCGAGTAAGGAGTTGAGAAAGCTATCTAGAGAAATAGCCTCTACTTTGGATATTACTTCAATGGATCCAGAAATTCATCCTACTGCTGATGGATTCGAAAATATCAGGCGAGTAGTCATTCTTACATACAACACTTTATACTATCAAATTGAGGGTGAATCGATTATCATTTTATCTTTTTTCTCAAACAGACAAAACCCTGATAAAAGAAGCTTTTAA
- the yihA gene encoding ribosome biogenesis GTP-binding protein YihA/YsxC — MKINQASFVMSNQDVKKCPNSNIPEYAFIGRSNVGKSSLINMLTGRKSLAKTSGKPGKTQLINHFLINKEWHLVDLPGYGYAKVSKSSKAKFQKFITNYFLQRRQLVTGFVLVDIRHEPQKIDTEFMEWLGENGIPFSIIFTKADKLKDSQIEKNVEQYRQVLLDGVWEEFPPYFVTSATKSTGRDEVLAYINEINKSL, encoded by the coding sequence ATGAAAATCAATCAGGCTTCTTTTGTAATGTCTAATCAAGACGTGAAAAAATGCCCTAATTCCAACATCCCAGAATACGCATTTATAGGAAGGTCTAATGTGGGTAAGTCTTCGTTGATTAACATGCTGACGGGAAGAAAAAGCCTCGCCAAAACCTCTGGAAAACCTGGAAAGACCCAATTGATCAACCATTTTTTAATCAATAAGGAATGGCATCTCGTTGACTTACCAGGTTACGGTTACGCAAAAGTTTCAAAATCCAGCAAAGCAAAATTTCAGAAGTTCATCACTAATTATTTCTTACAAAGAAGGCAGCTGGTCACCGGTTTTGTTCTGGTAGATATACGCCACGAGCCACAAAAAATCGATACTGAGTTTATGGAGTGGCTGGGTGAGAATGGAATTCCTTTCTCCATTATTTTCACAAAAGCAGACAAGCTCAAAGACTCCCAAATCGAAAAAAATGTCGAGCAATACCGGCAAGTCTTATTGGATGGAGTATGGGAAGAGTTTCCGCCTTATTTTGTCACTAGTGCCACAAAAAGCACAGGTCGCGATGAAGTTCTAGCTTATATCAATGAGATAAATAAGTCTTTGTAG
- a CDS encoding alpha/beta fold hydrolase has translation MAYETIKEGKFEYYSSGEGTPIVVLHGLMGGLSNFSGVIDYFPPLGYEVVVPSLPLYTMSLIKTSVGTFAKHINAFIEYKGWDEVILLGNSLGGHIGLVTTKLFPEKIKALVITGSSGLYENSMGESYPRKGDYEYIKKKSQEVFYDPEIATKEVVDEVFKVANDRNKLIKTLAIAKSAIRHNMAKDLPKMTTPTCIIWGKNDTVTPPEVATTFHEKLPDSDLFWIDKCGHAAMMEHPDEFNEILHGWFKKRGF, from the coding sequence ATGGCATACGAAACGATCAAGGAAGGAAAGTTTGAATACTACAGCAGCGGTGAGGGAACTCCTATTGTAGTGCTACACGGGCTTATGGGAGGGCTGAGCAATTTCAGCGGCGTGATTGATTATTTCCCACCACTGGGATATGAAGTTGTGGTTCCGTCACTTCCCTTATACACCATGTCGTTGATCAAGACCAGTGTGGGAACATTTGCCAAGCATATCAATGCTTTTATCGAGTATAAAGGCTGGGATGAGGTGATTTTGCTGGGGAATTCCCTGGGAGGTCACATAGGGCTGGTCACTACAAAACTCTTCCCTGAAAAGATCAAAGCTCTAGTGATCACAGGTAGTTCTGGACTCTATGAGAATTCCATGGGTGAGAGTTATCCCAGAAAAGGTGACTACGAGTACATCAAAAAGAAGAGCCAAGAGGTTTTTTACGATCCTGAAATTGCTACTAAGGAAGTTGTAGACGAGGTTTTTAAAGTCGCCAACGATCGTAACAAACTCATTAAAACACTCGCCATTGCAAAAAGCGCCATAAGACATAACATGGCTAAGGACCTACCGAAAATGACGACGCCTACCTGCATCATTTGGGGTAAAAACGATACGGTAACACCGCCGGAAGTTGCAACCACTTTTCACGAGAAGTTGCCGGATAGTGATTTGTTTTGGATCGACAAATGCGGCCACGCAGCGATGATGGAGCACCCTGACGAATTCAACGAGATTCTTCACGGCTGGTTCAAAAAGCGCGGATTTTAG
- the mraZ gene encoding division/cell wall cluster transcriptional repressor MraZ, which translates to MVNFIGTYECKADAKGRFMMPSGIKKQLTPIIQNGFVLKRAVFQPCLELYPMAEWNKLMEKLNGLNRFNRKHNDFIRRFTAGVKPVEVDSSGRLLIPKDLIQFAGISKEVTVSSAVNIIEIWDKTKYEKAIDDAANDFADLAEEVMGDDTSELLS; encoded by the coding sequence TTGGTCAATTTCATTGGGACATACGAGTGTAAGGCTGATGCAAAAGGTCGTTTTATGATGCCGTCTGGTATCAAGAAACAGCTCACGCCTATCATTCAAAATGGCTTTGTTCTGAAAAGAGCAGTATTCCAGCCATGTCTTGAGTTGTACCCCATGGCTGAGTGGAACAAACTCATGGAAAAACTCAATGGCCTCAACCGGTTCAATCGTAAGCACAACGATTTTATCAGAAGGTTCACGGCAGGAGTAAAACCAGTAGAAGTAGATTCAAGTGGCAGGTTGTTGATCCCTAAGGATTTGATACAGTTTGCAGGAATAAGCAAGGAAGTGACCGTGAGCAGCGCGGTAAACATCATAGAAATTTGGGATAAAACAAAGTACGAGAAAGCCATCGATGACGCGGCAAACGACTTTGCAGATCTCGCAGAAGAAGTAATGGGCGATGACACAAGTGAACTCTTATCATGA
- the rsmH gene encoding 16S rRNA (cytosine(1402)-N(4))-methyltransferase RsmH — MTQVNSYHDPVLLQESVDGLAIDPAGTYVDVTFGGGGHSREILSRLGPEGRLFAFDQDQDALNNAIDDERFILIHENFGYMKRFLRFYGVQKVDGILADLGVSSHQFNEADRGFSTRFDGRLDMRMNQEQDLDASKVLNTYSEEELNRIFKEFGELRIAPKLARIIVQERQDASIETIAQLKELCDPLVPARIEHKFLAQVFQAIRIEVNNEMKVLHDFLIQAGQLLPKGGRLSVISYHSLEDRPVKRFMRNGLFEGEPEKDVFGRVEVPFKKVGKLITPSQEELKKNNRSRSAKLRIAEKIMD, encoded by the coding sequence ATGACACAAGTGAACTCTTATCATGATCCTGTTTTGCTACAGGAATCTGTGGATGGTCTCGCCATTGATCCGGCAGGGACTTATGTTGATGTGACCTTTGGTGGCGGCGGTCATTCCAGGGAAATATTGTCCAGATTGGGTCCAGAAGGGAGGTTGTTTGCCTTTGATCAAGATCAAGATGCTTTGAATAATGCCATCGACGACGAGCGGTTCATCTTAATCCACGAGAATTTTGGTTATATGAAGCGTTTCTTACGCTTTTATGGTGTTCAAAAAGTAGATGGGATTTTGGCAGATCTGGGTGTGAGTTCACACCAGTTCAACGAGGCAGATCGTGGTTTTTCCACCCGTTTTGACGGCAGGCTGGATATGCGCATGAATCAAGAGCAGGATCTGGACGCTTCAAAAGTTTTGAATACCTATTCTGAAGAAGAGCTCAATCGGATTTTTAAGGAATTTGGTGAGTTGCGCATCGCACCTAAACTCGCACGCATTATCGTGCAAGAAAGGCAAGATGCGTCCATTGAAACCATTGCTCAGCTCAAAGAGCTTTGTGATCCTCTAGTTCCGGCGCGTATCGAGCACAAGTTTTTGGCTCAGGTGTTTCAAGCGATCCGTATTGAGGTGAATAATGAAATGAAGGTATTGCATGATTTTTTGATTCAGGCAGGACAGTTGCTGCCTAAAGGGGGGCGTTTGAGCGTGATCAGTTATCACAGCCTTGAAGATAGACCTGTAAAGCGATTCATGCGCAACGGTTTGTTTGAGGGTGAGCCAGAGAAAGATGTTTTTGGAAGAGTGGAGGTGCCTTTCAAGAAAGTAGGGAAACTCATTACGCCTTCTCAAGAAGAATTGAAAAAGAATAATAGATCGCGTAGTGCTAAGCTACGTATCGCAGAAAAAATAATGGATTAG
- a CDS encoding FtsL-like putative cell division protein codes for MAAKVYDFFKGSFLTNDDALKNWRFILFAAALAMVMIYTGHSFEKKVHRMAQLTDQVSELRSEYLDGQDQLMFIQMESRVAENLKNSGVGPAEHPPLKIVVRSKMKDK; via the coding sequence ATGGCGGCAAAGGTCTACGATTTTTTCAAGGGAAGTTTTCTGACAAATGATGATGCGCTCAAGAACTGGCGCTTCATTTTGTTTGCGGCCGCACTCGCCATGGTGATGATTTATACCGGCCACTCTTTTGAGAAAAAAGTGCACCGCATGGCGCAACTTACAGATCAAGTGAGTGAATTGCGCAGCGAGTATCTGGATGGTCAGGACCAGCTCATGTTTATACAAATGGAGTCCAGAGTCGCAGAAAATCTCAAAAATTCAGGAGTGGGACCTGCAGAACACCCACCGCTCAAGATTGTGGTGCGTTCTAAAATGAAAGATAAATAA